The following proteins are encoded in a genomic region of Desulfuromonas acetoxidans DSM 684:
- a CDS encoding DUF3820 family protein, which translates to MKPSPQALIDLYEARMPYGKYAGVRLVDLPEPYVVWMAGEGFPAGRLGRQLAEVYEIKINGLEYLFDPFRGNTP; encoded by the coding sequence ATGAAACCTTCCCCGCAAGCATTGATTGATCTCTACGAAGCCCGTATGCCCTACGGCAAATATGCCGGAGTCCGCCTGGTTGACCTGCCCGAACCCTATGTGGTGTGGATGGCCGGTGAAGGCTTCCCCGCCGGACGGCTGGGACGACAACTGGCTGAAGTGTACGAGATCAAGATCAATGGCCTTGAATACCTGTTTGATCCCTTTCGTGGCAACACGCCCTGA
- a CDS encoding GNAT family N-acetyltransferase, which yields MKIRRYNLGEEQALWSLLYETVHQVNGKDYSPAQLDAWAPSQIDLATWKERLSQTNPFVAEENSALIGFAELEENGHIDCFYCAHDWQGNGVGTALLQAIEHEAAKRGLSRLFAEASITAKSFFEKHGFSVEAEQSVLLRGEHFTNFVVSKNI from the coding sequence ATGAAAATACGCCGCTATAACTTGGGCGAAGAACAGGCGCTCTGGTCTTTACTCTATGAAACCGTCCATCAGGTGAACGGCAAAGATTACTCACCGGCACAACTCGACGCCTGGGCTCCTTCGCAAATTGATCTCGCCACATGGAAAGAGCGCCTGAGCCAAACCAACCCTTTTGTAGCAGAAGAAAACAGTGCATTAATCGGTTTTGCCGAGCTGGAGGAAAACGGTCACATCGACTGTTTTTACTGCGCCCATGATTGGCAGGGAAATGGTGTCGGAACGGCTTTGTTGCAGGCCATTGAACACGAGGCGGCGAAAAGAGGCCTCTCCCGTTTATTTGCCGAAGCCAGTATCACTGCAAAAAGCTTTTTTGAGAAACATGGCTTCTCAGTTGAAGCTGAACAGTCCGTGTTACTGCGAGGTGAGCACTTTACCAATTTTGTGGTGTCGAAAAATATCTGA
- a CDS encoding DUF2971 domain-containing protein, which produces MENFPPVNTVRAGKMKLYKYKSLANLWHTLDVIVNQRLYCAHWSELNDPLEGRYEIYLGEKSAKLESIMTSRIESAKNTYRVSSLSADPTNFLMWSHYADGHKGVVIEVEVPEDHEDLIQVAYTPFLSVFTDKVQTKEDMRHLFNGKGEEWSYEQEYRLVTEEKFFQLPVAVERLLLGPLVSKEQESILRRIIPEKLEIVRMELDRVQGTLKVNSPNKAIQPTPAPLRFAESADS; this is translated from the coding sequence ATGGAGAATTTTCCACCTGTCAACACTGTTAGGGCCGGGAAAATGAAGCTTTACAAGTACAAATCACTGGCAAATCTTTGGCATACGCTCGATGTAATTGTAAATCAAAGGCTCTACTGCGCTCACTGGTCTGAGTTGAATGATCCTCTCGAAGGAAGGTACGAGATTTATCTTGGTGAGAAGAGTGCCAAGCTAGAGTCGATAATGACTTCACGTATCGAGTCAGCCAAAAACACCTATCGTGTGTCATCCCTTTCTGCTGATCCAACAAACTTCCTTATGTGGTCTCATTACGCAGACGGCCACAAAGGGGTCGTTATAGAAGTCGAAGTACCGGAAGATCACGAAGACCTAATTCAGGTTGCGTATACGCCATTTTTATCAGTATTCACCGATAAAGTGCAAACAAAGGAAGACATGCGGCATCTCTTCAATGGAAAAGGTGAAGAGTGGTCATATGAGCAAGAATATCGATTAGTCACCGAGGAGAAATTCTTTCAATTGCCAGTTGCAGTTGAGCGGCTTTTGCTAGGACCGTTAGTAAGCAAAGAGCAAGAATCCATCCTTCGTAGAATCATTCCAGAAAAACTCGAAATTGTAAGAATGGAGTTAGATCGGGTTCAGGGGACCTTAAAAGTTAATAGCCCTAACAAGGCTATCCAGCCGACCCCTGCTCCGCTGCGCTTCGCAGAGTCGGCTGATAGCTAG
- a CDS encoding phospholipase D family protein: MKLLINSRKIERALVSLMNQYENYYIASAWASVGTDAFETLSRNSDKISKLIVGTHFYQTHPDFIQKFYVNENARFVKKTGGVFHPKIYLFVNSESNWECLIGSANFTRGAFSINSEAMLHVNSSDTEAREFFNQIIEQFAKYWNDASSINEEEIENYRSVWKSKQKTIKKLKGQYGTSRSRISMYQSRIFSLSWAEYFELVQIDPFHSFNNRLLLLNEARSLFDNHSSFSEMVKEDRRKIAGLHFEEQPNGYTWAWFGSMKGAGKFQNKINTNNEFISRALDCIPKVGSCNRNEYFTFVRMFESAFQDGGAGVAIASRLLAMKRPDYFLCLDNKNKENLCKEFGISKNITFEKYWDEIIERLIDSVWWNQEAPEDTIQLRLWKGRAAMLDAVFYDENI, encoded by the coding sequence ATGAAGTTGCTTATTAATTCTCGAAAGATTGAAAGAGCTTTGGTTTCCTTGATGAATCAGTATGAGAATTATTACATCGCATCTGCTTGGGCATCTGTCGGTACTGATGCTTTTGAAACTTTATCGAGAAACAGTGATAAGATATCAAAGTTAATAGTAGGTACTCACTTTTACCAAACTCATCCAGATTTTATTCAAAAGTTCTATGTAAATGAAAATGCGAGGTTTGTAAAAAAGACTGGTGGTGTTTTTCATCCAAAAATATATTTATTTGTAAACTCTGAAAGTAACTGGGAGTGCCTGATTGGGAGTGCAAATTTTACAAGAGGGGCATTCTCTATAAATAGTGAAGCAATGCTTCATGTAAATTCATCAGATACAGAAGCTAGAGAGTTTTTTAATCAAATAATAGAGCAGTTTGCGAAATATTGGAATGATGCCTCATCAATAAATGAAGAAGAAATAGAGAATTATCGAAGTGTATGGAAGAGCAAACAGAAAACGATAAAAAAGCTTAAAGGTCAATATGGAACTTCACGTTCAAGAATTTCTATGTATCAGTCTAGAATATTCTCTTTAAGTTGGGCTGAATACTTCGAACTTGTTCAAATCGACCCCTTTCACTCATTCAACAATCGACTGCTTTTACTGAACGAAGCCAGGTCATTATTCGATAATCATTCCAGTTTTAGTGAAATGGTTAAGGAAGATCGGAGAAAAATTGCTGGCCTACACTTTGAAGAACAACCCAATGGTTACACGTGGGCATGGTTTGGAAGTATGAAAGGTGCGGGGAAATTTCAAAATAAAATCAATACTAATAATGAATTTATATCCCGAGCATTAGATTGCATACCCAAAGTTGGTTCGTGTAACCGAAACGAATACTTTACTTTTGTACGTATGTTTGAATCTGCTTTTCAAGATGGTGGTGCAGGGGTAGCAATAGCTAGTCGCTTATTAGCAATGAAAAGACCTGATTATTTCTTATGTTTAGATAACAAAAATAAAGAAAATCTTTGTAAGGAATTCGGAATTTCGAAAAATATTACTTTTGAGAAGTATTGGGATGAAATTATAGAAAGATTAATAGATTCCGTTTGGTGGAATCAAGAGGCTCCTGAAGATACCATACAATTAAGGTTGTGGAAAGGTCGGGCAGCCATGCTAGATGCAGTGTTTTATGATGAAAATATATAA
- a CDS encoding ATP-binding protein produces the protein MDRLYMRIFLSFWLTVTLAGAIMAVLAYVNHPPERAFPDHNFADRAVASYAQDARVALQQGGVEGWRRYVQSHRDRSTQLFIFDEDGHPLLPRRMKQDLAPLARQVFAEKKLIITHRGRNVYFAQPFVDHLQRPAVFLVKLRLPTPPPRRGYFRPVPLLFLGVFLLVGGLVCWWLARSLTSPIQTLRNAAQQFATGNLSVRVGDAISGRSEIKELANDFDAMAARIEQQVESQQRLQRDISHELRSPLARLNVALELARQRSGHEAEPALNRIEREAERLNEMIGQLLSLNQLETAVLSLDESIDLASLISELVADANFEAHSRQVRVEVDAFDAVVVKGSEQLLAGAIENILRNAVRYTAEDTVVQVAVTPAENQRVSLIVRDHGPGVPEASVEKIFQPFYRVDDARERRSGGTGIGLAIADRAIRRHGGTITAHNAAGGGLEVVISLPLA, from the coding sequence TGACCACAATTTTGCTGACCGCGCGGTTGCCTCCTATGCGCAGGATGCGCGTGTCGCCTTGCAGCAAGGTGGTGTCGAAGGCTGGAGACGCTACGTCCAGAGTCATCGCGATCGCAGCACTCAGTTGTTTATTTTTGACGAAGATGGCCACCCCCTGTTACCCCGACGCATGAAGCAAGACCTTGCCCCCCTGGCCCGTCAGGTTTTTGCCGAAAAAAAATTGATCATCACCCATCGTGGCAGAAATGTCTATTTTGCCCAGCCTTTTGTCGACCATCTTCAGCGTCCCGCCGTGTTTCTCGTTAAGTTGCGCCTGCCGACACCGCCTCCCAGACGTGGCTATTTCCGTCCTGTTCCCCTGCTGTTTCTCGGCGTGTTTTTACTGGTGGGCGGGCTGGTGTGCTGGTGGCTGGCGCGCTCGCTGACCTCGCCGATTCAGACTCTGCGTAATGCTGCCCAGCAGTTTGCCACCGGTAATCTTTCGGTGCGGGTGGGCGATGCCATTTCCGGGCGTAGTGAGATCAAGGAGCTGGCCAATGATTTTGACGCCATGGCCGCACGCATTGAGCAGCAGGTTGAATCTCAGCAACGGTTGCAGCGTGATATCTCCCACGAACTGCGTTCGCCACTGGCGCGGCTCAATGTTGCCCTCGAATTGGCCCGACAGCGTTCCGGTCACGAAGCCGAGCCCGCCTTGAACCGCATAGAACGTGAAGCGGAGCGGTTGAACGAGATGATCGGTCAGTTGTTGAGCCTTAATCAACTGGAGACCGCAGTGCTGTCGCTTGATGAATCGATTGACCTGGCCAGCCTGATTTCAGAGCTGGTGGCCGACGCCAATTTTGAGGCCCACAGTCGTCAGGTGCGGGTCGAGGTTGACGCCTTTGACGCAGTGGTGGTCAAAGGCTCGGAACAACTGCTCGCCGGTGCCATTGAAAATATTTTGCGCAATGCCGTGCGCTATACCGCTGAAGACACGGTGGTGCAGGTGGCAGTCACTCCGGCGGAAAACCAGCGGGTGTCCCTTATCGTTCGTGACCATGGTCCTGGTGTGCCTGAGGCGTCGGTGGAAAAAATCTTTCAGCCTTTTTACCGGGTAGATGATGCGCGTGAGCGTCGTTCAGGTGGAACAGGCATCGGTCTGGCCATTGCCGATCGGGCCATTCGCCGCCATGGCGGCACCATTACTGCGCATAATGCCGCTGGCGGTGGTTTGGAAGTGGTGATCAGTTTGCCGCTGGCCTGA
- a CDS encoding choice-of-anchor F family protein, protein MNRLLLSAGLIMAGLLLSPVAEAATITQWNMTDVVVDSAPYSAFETYHSDIYNGGATMQTYGGISWKEDDTVAPGLSIVNDDDVDGSNCIMCAGVNPYDQTIKQCSDPFQSSKRFKLFSTDNEPLVLMFDVADADTNIYRVLQKYSNYSPTRWQGYTIELGFVDGNGQFVVSTSDDGLAFCTSKGVVYQTTTAASSVRDRDLSAQFSQGLFGAPDKNHPEPGYFNPAQRASFEMQVSEDVIASDGISTVYSDLFGPWLNEEALPTGIFWDDDGDVTTDNVLMANCEGTYDYVSGSCDGRWVTYRDYAGVVDGEAGAPVGVASEVPAGVLADWVAQPDVYLFDVIDDLANLGLTYYIELGDNSQWPTPQSFAIRFTPLAE, encoded by the coding sequence ATGAACCGTTTGTTGTTGAGCGCCGGCCTGATTATGGCCGGCCTGTTGTTGTCCCCTGTGGCCGAGGCGGCCACCATCACCCAGTGGAATATGACCGATGTCGTGGTTGATTCCGCACCTTATAGCGCATTTGAAACCTACCACAGCGATATCTACAATGGCGGTGCCACCATGCAGACCTATGGCGGCATCAGTTGGAAAGAGGACGATACCGTCGCACCCGGCCTGAGTATCGTCAATGACGATGATGTCGATGGCAGCAATTGCATCATGTGCGCCGGGGTGAATCCCTACGACCAGACCATCAAGCAATGCAGCGACCCGTTTCAGTCGAGCAAACGCTTCAAGCTGTTCAGCACCGACAATGAACCACTGGTGCTGATGTTTGATGTTGCTGACGCCGACACCAACATCTATCGCGTGTTGCAAAAATACAGCAACTACTCACCAACGCGTTGGCAGGGCTACACCATCGAGCTAGGCTTTGTCGATGGCAATGGTCAGTTTGTTGTCTCCACCAGCGATGACGGTCTGGCTTTCTGCACCAGCAAAGGCGTTGTCTACCAGACCACCACAGCTGCCTCCAGCGTGCGCGACCGCGATCTCTCGGCTCAGTTTTCTCAGGGCTTGTTTGGCGCACCGGATAAAAACCACCCAGAGCCGGGTTATTTCAATCCTGCCCAACGCGCCTCATTTGAGATGCAGGTCAGTGAAGATGTCATCGCCAGTGACGGCATCAGCACGGTTTACTCCGATCTGTTCGGCCCATGGCTCAACGAAGAAGCGCTGCCTACCGGAATCTTCTGGGATGACGACGGCGATGTCACCACCGACAACGTGCTGATGGCCAATTGTGAAGGCACTTATGACTATGTCAGTGGCAGTTGTGACGGTCGATGGGTCACCTATCGTGACTATGCCGGAGTGGTTGATGGCGAAGCCGGTGCTCCGGTTGGTGTCGCCAGTGAAGTCCCTGCCGGTGTATTGGCTGACTGGGTTGCACAACCGGATGTGTACCTCTTTGATGTGATCGATGATCTGGCTAACCTGGGGCTGACTTACTACATTGAGCTTGGGGATAACAGTCAGTGGCCGACTCCGCAGAGTTTTGCGATTCGTTTTACGCCGTTGGCTGAGTAA